The following proteins are co-located in the Macadamia integrifolia cultivar HAES 741 chromosome 3, SCU_Mint_v3, whole genome shotgun sequence genome:
- the LOC122073301 gene encoding ubiquitin-conjugating enzyme E2 1-like: protein MASSSSSAQLRLMSDLKTIINEPPEGCSASPLSEDNLFVWSASIFGPDETPWEGGVFGLRLIFGDNYPGKPPRVRFTSEIFHPNVYRDGTLCMDIIQDAWSPCHNVSTILTSIQSLLTDPNPASPANPEAAQLYQHDRQAFNRRVRRCARRSIESS, encoded by the exons ATGGCGTCTTCATCGTCGTCCGCGCAGCTTCGGCTTATGTCCGATCTCAAAACCATCATAAACGAGCCTCCGGAG GGATGCAGCGCCAGTCCATTATCTGAAGACAATTTGTTCGTTTGGAGTGCAAGCATATTCGGTCCTGATGAGACTCCTTGGGAAG GTGGTGTTTTTGGGTTGCGGTTGATTTTCGGGGATAACTATCCCGGGAAACCCCCTCGTGTTCGCTTCACCTCGGAAATTTTCCATCCCAATG TTTATCGTGATGGTACCCTTTGCATGGACATCATCCAGGATGCATGGTCGCCCTGTCACAATGTCTCTACTATTTTGACATCAATTCAG TCACTTCTCACTGATCCAAACCCAGCAAGTCCTGCAAATCCTGAAGCTGCTCAGCTGTATCAACATGATCGCCAGGCTTTTAACAG GAGAGTGCGGCGGTGTGCTCGTAGATCCATCGAATCTTCGTAG